The Mustela nigripes isolate SB6536 chromosome 6, MUSNIG.SB6536, whole genome shotgun sequence DNA window gtaGAGAAGGCTTTGGCTTGGCCCTCAGAGGAGCGGATGTTCAGAATGGCAGAAATGATTTTGGAGTAAGAAAAGAGGATCAGGGGAAGTGTCAGCAGTCCCAGAAATGCACTGGACCCTGACAGAAGGAATTTGTTGGCAGTGGGATCAGTACATGACAGAGGGAAGAGTGAGGGTAGCTCACAACAGAAATGGGAGATAATGTTGGACCCACAGAAACGTAACTTGTGGACGAAAAGATTATTTACTAGTGAGTTCAGAAAACCCATTACCCATGCTGCACTAACCATTACCATGCAGAGAGGCTTGTTCATGACCATGGTGTAGAGCAGGGGATGGCAGATGGCagcatagcggtcataggccatggcAGAGAGAAGACTGGCTTCAGCACacccagagagaagaaaaaagaaactctgggTGATACAGCCCCACACTGAGATGCTTTTCTTCTGAGATAGGAAGTTCTGTAGCATTTTGGGCATAGTAACTGAAGAGAAGCAGATATCTAGGAAGGACAGGTGtccaaggaaaaaaatacatggggaTGTGGAGGTGAGAATCCCCTCTGATCACCAGGATCATCACCAGATTCCCCATCAGGGTCAGGAGGTAAATGCCCAGGAACAGCACAAAGAGCAGAGTCTGGATGTGGTAGTTAGCAGACAGCCCAAGGAGGATGAACTCAGTGAAGAAAGTGAAGTTGTTCATGGTCGTTTATAAATTCCATTCCTAGAAAGGAATCAACTGTATTACAGAATCCGAGTAGTTTCTAATAATCAGAATATCACTCCCACACCCTAAAACTTTTCAAGAAATACTCCTTTcagcttaaaaatataaaaagtaaacaagtTGAGTGTTTCCAGTTGTGACTGCTATGGGTTGAACTGTATCCCTTCCTCTCCAAGAAAGAGGAGAGCACcatgtgaaaacacacacacaaagggaagACAGTCATGTGACAAAACAAGCACAGATTGGAGTGATgcagctgcaagccaaggaatgccaatgATTAACAGCCACCACCATAAGCGAGGAAGAGTTTCAGGAGGAAGTAgtcctactgacaccttgatttcagagtaacagcctctagaactgtgagacaataaaattctattgttttaagccagtgTTTGGTACTTTGTTAGAACAGCTCTAGGCAACTATTAACAGTAATGTTAAAGATTTCTGCCCCTTGGCCCTTCCTAACTGATCTCATTAATTTTGTCAGTGAATATAGCAAACATCTGGGAACCTAAATCAAATTACATTATTTGACCCTTGAGAGTATGcttatgaaaacaaataaacagcaTGCTTCAAATGCAACTGTTCCAGAAAACAGACATTTAGTTGCAAGtctttttatatttaggtttGGATTACAAAGCCAAAAACTACAGAACTGACTATCTATTGTAGACAGTCTGAGTTTTGGATAAAGATGTGGAAAGGGACTTGGAAAATGCTAGTAGGGGTTGTATGGGACTTTCCAAACATTTCAAGATCCTTCAGGGGTACCCTGCCTATTCAAGTCCGTACTGGCAAAGCTGGAGAAATGTTTGTGGGAATGGGTGGACATGCCCCAGGAAAGCTTTCTCTGTCCTCAAGCCCAGGAGGTCAAGTTCTCATAGCATCTCAGAGTAGGGATATGAAGGCTCACAAAGATGAGGTGACTTTCTCTGCTTTGCAATTTATCAGCAGAACAAGAATTAAACAGAACACTCTGTTCTTAGTCTTGTGCTCTTTCCAACACAACACAGCCAGCAGAGGGATGACATATTTTTTGAGTCATTTAAAGTACTCTTGACATATTTTTTGAGTCATTTAAAATATGCTTAGAGGACTATATAGCTGTGTCTTAAATATAGCACtatgcttaaaattaaaaagctggACCTGAGAGCtatgtgaacttgagcaagtcatttaaccctTCTGAAGGACAATTTTTCACATGTTCAAAATGGAACAATTTGATCTGTCTCATGTGGTTGACATGAACTTATTAAAAAGGTTTTTCAGTAGTTAAAGACAAATTTCTGAAGAAACCATTCTGAGGAGCTTTCATGGAAAGGAACTGACTACTAAAAGAAGGGATAGAAAGAAGTGGGTGAGCCTTGCCCTTTTTTGGGAATATTAATGGCTAGTGGCATTGGTATTAAGATCAAGAAAACTTCTCAATCATAAAACTTTTTAATCATAGCAATGGCATTATTGGTAGaaatctacctctgaaacttTCTAAGAGACTGAACTACCAGTCTGTCCTCTCTGCCCATTATTCTTGTTTAGAGACAAGGAATATAGCTTAATGATCTCTTGCTATCCCTAAAGCCATAAGATCTTGGAACTCTAGTGAAAGgtaagagggaaggagaaggactccttctgtttcctttactcctgccattttttttaaattgtattatgttagtcaccatacatcattagtttttgatatagtgctataagattcattgtttacatataacacccatgTGGGAGAATGCCGTCCTGTTTTCCATCTAAATGCCCCCTTGACAGCTCCTCCATGCCAAAAGAAGGCCTGCTTTAGTGTCAGGAACCAGGAACATGAATAGAGGAGACAGATCCCATATGAACAGAAGTGCACATAAATCAACATCTCACAAGATTCTACACCCAGGGGGGAATAAATTGGTCTACTTATTTACTTTAGACAAGATATTTCTCTTATGcttgattttgcttctttttcaatACCATGAGGTCAGGATTCCTCCCACTTATGCAAACCTATGAAAATTGGGATTTCACACAGTTAGGCAAGTGGGACGAGACAGTGCTTTATCTAGG harbors:
- the LOC132020325 gene encoding LOW QUALITY PROTEIN: olfactory receptor 8S1-like (The sequence of the model RefSeq protein was modified relative to this genomic sequence to represent the inferred CDS: deleted 1 base in 1 codon) produces the protein MNNFTFFTEFILLGLSANYHIQTLLFVLFLGIYLLTLMGNLVMILVIRGDSHLHIPMYFFLGHLSFLDICFSSVTMPKMLQNFLSQKKSISVWGCITQSFFFLLSGCAEASLLSAMAYDRYAAICHPLLYTMVMNKPLCMVMVSAAWVMGFLNSLVNNLFVHKLRFCGSNIISHFCCELPSLFPLSCTDPTANKFLLSGSSAFLGLLTLPLILFSYSKIISAILNIRSSEGQAKAFSTCSSHLTVVLLFYGTALFRYISPASGSVLERVVSIQYSVITSLLNPLIYSLKNQKVKAALQRMLRQ